taagaccttgactgatgttaggtatgttccaagcctaaagaagaatctgatttcattgggtgccttggaatttaaaggattcactatcactttgaaagatggaaccttaaagattaaatcaggtgccctggtggtgatgaaaggaataaggaaaaataacttgtattatttacaaggtagtacagttattggctcagcagctgttgtttctgagaaagatgtagGTTCAGATAtaaccaagttatggcatatgcgattagcacatgcaggagaaaaatctttgcaacaattagctaagcgaggtttgttaaaaggtgcaaaggtgtgcaaacttgaattttgtgagcattgcattctgggaaaacaaactagagtgaaatttggcacagcaatccaccagactgaaggtattttagactacatccatacagatgtatgggggcccacaaaaatggcttcgttgggtggtatgcattattttgtcacttttcttgatgatttttcaagaagagtttgggtgtattctatgaagcataaaaatgaagtgtgtgatattttccttaaatggaaaaaattagttgaaactcaaactggcaaaaagattaaacagttcagatcagataatggtgctGAATACAcaagtgacccatttatgaaggtatgttaggatgaaggtattgctcgacacttcacagttcgaaatacaccacagctgaatggggtggcagagcgtatgaatcggactttgctggagaaagttcgatatatgttgtctaatgctgggttagacaaaaggttttgggccgAGGCTGTTAAATATGCGTGTCATCttatcaatcgtctaccatcatctgcaataggaggaaaaacaccttatgaggtatggtctggaaaggctgctagtgattatgattctttacatgtatttggtactatggcttattatcatgttaaagaatctaagttggaccCAAGAGCCAaaaaagcaatattcttggggataagtgcaggagtcaaaggataccgtctttggtgtctaaagacgaagaaaatgattttaagtagagatgtaacttttgatgaacttgcgatgatgaagaaaacaatacgcaaggagtcacgagttgaagagaagactggtggtactcaacaataggtggaggttgagacaattttgggaaacccagtgagaaatgagactacacaagttaactctccagttacagtggggaatagtgtacaagaagaggagatttcaattcgagaatcttcatagcaacaagaatcaattgtttcccaaaggccaagacgagaaattcaaaaacctgcttagtatactgatatggtggcctatgcacttccagttgtggatgacaatgttccttacactttcaaagaagcaatgaggaactctgaatcagacaagtggaaaaaagcaatggatgaagaaatgcagtctcttcatcagaatcagacttgggagttAGCCCAGCTACCCAAGGgcaagaaagcaattggttgtaaatgggtttatgtaaagaaagaaggatttccagatgcaaataatgttcgcttcaaagctagattggtagctaagggctacgcacagaaggaaagcattgattataatgaggtattttctccagttgttaaacattctttcattcgaattttgttggctttggtagcacaatttgatcttgaactagtttaacttgatgtaaaaactgcatttttacatggtgatttggaagagaaaatctatatgactcagccagatggatttcaggttgctggaaaagaaaattgggtatgtaaactgggtaaatcattgtatggtttaacacagtctccaagacagtggtacaaacgatttcatcagtttatgatgggtcagaagtacattagaaataaacatgatcattgtgtttatttttcgTAGACTACAAAAtgaatcttttatatatttactcttgtatgttgatgatatgttgatagcttcaaagaatagggaagaaatcaacaagttgaaaagtcagttaaattaagagtttgaaatgaaagatcttggtgaagtaaagaagatacttggcatggagatttgcagagacagaatgagaggaagagttagtttgtctcagaaacaatatttgaagaaggtagtacagagttttggcatgtctgagcagtcaaaaccagtaagcactcctcttgctcctcatttcaaacttagtgctgctttatctcctaaatcagatgaggaacgtaagtatatgtcacaggttccttatgcaagtgctgttggtagtctaatgtatgcaatggtttgtactagacctgatattgcacaagctgttagtatggtgagcaggtatatgcatgatccgagtaaaggacattggcaagctgtgaaatggattttgagatatattatgaatacgattgatattggtatagtatttgagaaaaataatactattgatcaacgtgttgttggatatgtcgATTCGGATTTtacaggtgatttggataaaagtcgatcaactactggatatatttttacatttgctaatggtccaatgagttggaggtctaccttacagtctaccattgctttgtctacaacagaagcagagtacatggcagcttcagaggctgttaaggaagctatttggttgcagagtttacttgaaaatttgggagttgttcagaagcacatggttgtattctgtgatagccagagtgctattcacttggcaaagaaccaagtctaccatgcacgaacgaagcacatcaacgttcggtttcattttatgcgggatattattgatggaaacaagatacttcttcagaagattgctacaactgaaaatcccgcagatatgttgaccaagattgtgacaacaatcaagttcaaacattgtttggacttgatcaatatcctgcaaatctgagtatttttggaaggcgccgatgatgtcgaactccagaaaatgttggtgactaaaaattttgttgaatttatcgtcaaggtggagatttgttgttttttttttcccacatTGATAGAATACTTAcaccttagtataaaaggttgttttgaatttttatattgtttatcccacattggagagaagtattttttagacttgagcttgaagctatataaagagctcaacttttcatttgtaaaacacacctcaaagttgtactttgtcaagaagtagtggattgatcatcagTGCCCGAGGACGTAgataattctataccgaacctcgtaaatttcttgtcttcttccttttattgctttattattagtttctgcattattttaattttcttttatattcaatagtAATAATTGTAGTATTGATGTTTGGCATAAGTGGGGTGTCTGGTACAACAAACATACACATAAAAGAATGCAATACCTGAGATGTCTTCAGTAAAACAAGATGCAAAAAGAAAAAGCATATTCAACAGTAAATGCCCCATTGTCTTCGATCagcaaataaaaaaattcaaaaggaaGGAGCAGAGAGAATAAGCTTGCCATCTTGGAAGCAAAAACaccaatttcttcttcttctttcttcttcttcttcttcttcttcttcttcttcttcttcaacaccaatttcttcttcttcttcttcttcttcttcttcttcttcttcttcttcttgtatcTCTATATGTTTGTGTGTCACCTCAAGTCCAACCTTGTTAgagtgaataatatttttatcttaaaatgtTGAAAATGGAACAAATGTTTGTATTTATGAACTATATTTTTTACCTTACAACCCATTAACTGCTATGGCAAGAAGAGTGTTGGCCTTACCCCCGAGCGCTGGCTCAGGTGGCAAGGGTAGACCCGGACGTGCCTGTGACCCCGGTAGGTGTCCTAGGTTCGATTCCTGCCTCGTTGAGCAAATCTCAATTTACCTCCCTGCAAGGCCTTGGGGTGGGAATTgtggggcgtgggattagtctctGCTGCGATGCATCCCAGAGTAATCTGGCAGATGCCGGTTGAGGACACCCGgcgtaacccaaaaaaaaaaaaaagtgttggaCTTGACGCCTGCATGCATTGCAAAACACGTCATCTGGCAATAtataatatagatatagtataatataatatatatatatatagtagatgTATGTATGTTGTAGTTAGGGGGAGTTTTGAGGAAGGTCCTTTTAACAAGTAAACATGTATAAATATGAATTGATATTAAGATTTATTGCATAAATAGTGCgccatttttgttttatttttatatttgttttttgcGTATATgatttgcattttttttaatcCCCGTTTTGTGCTACTGAAGGTTCGATCATTCCATACTATGCGTCCCCTAACAAATTCGTCATCACGTAATTGATTGCGATGTGCTACACTTGTGACAACACACTGAGTTCCCGTGCTACATGTAGGGAAACCCCCCACCTATTAACTAGTTACGTACATCACATGTAAATAAATAGAAATAATTGTCAAAGCCAAACATTGGATCAGATGGTATCACTAATCAACATTTCTAAATCAGTTACAATtatttgctttaatttttttatggaaTTGCTGTAAGACAAAGATTGGTTTTGATCACACTGGTTGCTCATTCAGAAAGAGATTTTGCTGCCAAATTTAATATAGTCATCATTGCCAAATCCATTACTAAACAAGAATAGTTTGATTACACTACAGAAAGTTGAGATGTATTAAGACCAATACACAAAAATATAGCATTTTTTAGTACTTCCgaaaattttctcaaaacatTGTTAACAcatacaaacaaacaaataatcATCACgtaaatccaatacaataatcATTACAAGCTCCCGGGAAATATCAACACCAGAAAAATAATCttagaaaaaagaataaaaagaaataaaaaaataacttaGAAATTAAGAAGAGAAAATGAATCCAGTGCAATACCTTATGGAAGGTAATATTCCCAAGGCGATCCGAGGCTGCTGCTTCAAATACAGTAACTGAATCCCCAAGCCGATTAAAGAAAATCCCATCGCAAATCCTCTGCAAATTCTCAAAAACCGGCTCAaatgccaaaaccctaaaacccattACGGCAGCGGCGAAAGTTGCCATCCCCACATTCGCCCCAACATCCACCACGAACCCATTTCTACCCTCACCCCTCATCTTCTCTAAAACCTCTTGAATCGTCACGGAGATGTCAGGCTTCCGGAAGGGCTTGCCCTTGAGCATCCGAACAATGTTCTTGTGGGGCTTATCGGGTAGGGTTCCGAGATCCGAGAGCGAGAAGATAAAAGGGAATTTCAGGCCTTCCACGACGTTGGCGATGATGGGGTGGGACTGAGGGCACTTGAAGCAGTCAAATGGGTTAATTGCGCGGACAGGTATTAGGGTTTTGACAGACGGGTAAGTGAGGTTAGGGTTTGAGGAGCGAGAGgtgaggaagaagaagagcagGAGGAGGAGGGAGGTGGATAGGAGGAGGAGGATGGGTCTTGGGGAGAGAAGCCTAGGGGGTTTGTATCTTTTCCAGGCATTTGCCATGGAAAATGGCGAAGTAGATTTtgatggaaaatattttcctgGGAAAAATCAAGATTGGATCTTTATGAAAGGGAAGGAGAAAGATCGTTGGGCAGTGACTGTCACCTGCTACTGCAGCAGTGCCTGTGTGTTTCTATTTCCACCTGACCTGCTGATGATTATATATTACCAACAAGGGAGCAGGGAGCTCTTTTGGTTTTACCATTTTCCTCTTATAATATTCACTTCATTAATATTAAATTTGAAAACttattaaaatctaaaattttaataaaatattttatagaaaaatataataaaataaaaatagatctCATCTTCAAAGAAAGTATAAactataaataattaaaaaatttgagaTCTGATATCTTAATTTAGAGTTTCATTTTAGTACttgttttcttatttattatttacgaTTTGGGTTTACTCTTCACCCTTCAATAAATAAAACTCTGAAAGGAGacttcataaaaaaaatgtattattctCCCTAAACTTGTAATCACCATATCTCTTGTGATAATTGAAGAGTTGAGAATGTATAGGTAAATTTCATtcccttcttttctcttctctcccGTCATGTAAGTCTGTAATGTCATGAGTTTATAATGTTAAACACTTTCCTCTTTCAAAAGAATAAATGGGTTAAGGTAAAGGGTTATCTTTTTGTTATTTTAACAAAGGTTCTTATtcccccttttaaaaaaaatattacaactCAAAGAATTTCATTAGTAAATGGATTGAAAATGGTATCATCATTTTTTGTATATGAGGGCCTAAATTTTGAAATGTACACTTAACATCTGTATGATCTCAAATCCTACAAAATTCAACTTCTAATGCTTTAGTATTCCTTTATAGATCAGTAATAGACTCAAGATCTTTCATTAGTAGAGTCATCCTTTATGTTTTATTGGGAGATTTTAGGAATATAATGCTTAGGAAAGTTAGGGACTTGTTTAGTTATCGAAAATAGCTTTCATTGTACATctttagtttttcaaagatttgcaaAAGAGTTAGCTTTTAGTGTGTaacatttatatttaaaaaaataaaaaaaaatatatatattttcattatttacctgttgaaatagtttcattttttattttttatttttcaaataatattaaaatgtCACCTTCATTACTTTTTTCGACTTTCATACATCTAAACTAACAacaatatttttataatcaaacTCTTTAAGGAGCAAATACAATGTAGACTAAAATTctatctcaatttttttttcttttaaaaaaaacgTAAATTTTATTGATATGTCCTCACTTttggtgaaggaataccgtgattacaagacaaacattggaagattacatataaaGAAATTAAAGCCCTCCcaaaaaataacaccaacaacTAACTaaaataggactacaaatccaaataaaattaaataaaaaacaaatctaaaaagtcctatcaaaaataaaaataataaaattaaataaaattaaaaaatctaaacctaccaaacaaaaatcgagaagttgaactaatgacgaaagaaagtgagacccaacttattcatccgaaggatacctttcagagaacgtggtaaaagatgttgtttttcgtagatgacattatttcccatttctccttctctagcaAGAAAATCGGTCGCattattgtcttccctatattgatagatcaccatgaagttcattTCTTCTAACATCGCCacgaggtcctcccaaaaataccacaaattatatctacctttctgaaaccaatcaataacaattcgcgagtcactttcaataattacattaaaataatgaagttgtTTGTATAAACAAATTCCTTCCAGAATTGCTTTTAATTCTGCACTATTGTTCATAACATTGCCAAAATAGTTTGAAAAAGTCGCTTTCACCATGCCATGAcagtcccgaataattcctccacctcctgaaatACCCAGATTGCCCTACatctcccatcacaattaagttttatccaccccgctaggggtttaacccacgaaataatttttctaagCCTAGCACAAACTCCTTGATGCtaaatttgaaactctttcaaaattgtaatgctcaatatcttcaattttcgaaaagaATTAGAGCTCTTAGCTAAAGAACCAACCAAGTATTGAACACTTCTTCACGTCTGATTCGCACTTTGATAAACttcttccattctcgctttgcatcttcgattccaaaggcaccacgtaatcaaacacggaatctgGCCGATTAAAATACCTTCAATAAATgattttcgagcatagtggaaCTAGTTTGCAATTCTGTTTTTTCAGGGAAGGAACCGTTgaaaaggaatccccaacaccacactagcccgacgccaaacctctgaaaccacctcacctaaagaaagaatgtgatcagTGTTTTCTTGACTTCTGTGCACGTAACAATCACAAGTCGAAGCCATCGATATTTCTTTGGCCTGAATTCTAACATCTAttgccaagcatctaaaccaggcttTCTATAAACACAATAAGATTCTTCTTGACaataaaaaaatgtcaaaaccagtcattccactcaaaattatcacttctgctcctcactacCTCCTATGCCATTTTTGTAAAGAAATTGTTGTCAGGGGTAGGCTTCCAAATGAATATATCCTGACCACTTTTACCGACTAGCACATTATGTAAGATTTCCATTATTCTGTCGGCCCCAaccaattccattaataaatcaAAGATTATGTCATTATTCAactagcaatccttaatacacagcttCTTATTCTAAATATCCTCAGTGCGCACAGCTAACATGTAACATCCtgaaaattcttaccattttttttttatatatgtatatctacattcatacctaagcagcagagACACAAGTCATCtaaccatttacatatatactgTACAATATTAGagtccagtatatacagaccatagtcatacaaaataaacccctccAACATCATCTATCTCAAAAACACAAAACTCTATCAAAAACTTATCCTATAACAAGGGTAATCTCGTAAACTTCCTATccgtgagcctaatctgctcgcctcgctgtctcacctgaaaaatgataaagtaatggggtgagtcaacgctcagtaaatgaaaatatgctattactagtgtgtggtgaccgagtcataaaattataataatgatgTTTGAAACTACATgatttggaaaatctataaaacacatgtatacaagcttaaaacatttgtattatctaagctttctatcattcatactgctatagcatacaacatacaacaaaaactataaatctgtatacatatatataactgtgttctttccctaggactatgtatgtcatgatttgacccctcataatagggttgtgtggtgcgtaggtgggacttaacttggtcggccctccaagtaagtcatcatactctacactacctcagtccggccaaactgcatccactcctaagcacgagactggttgctacctcgtctaaccggccccctcaatccagcgtactggggagttgcatccACTCCGAGTACGGTTAGACggtatccacacactatctaagatatgtggttgcactctatctatatatagcaacggtactgtgctctataaactgtatctgtctgtaatgtttccacagggatctgatactatataagtacatctatatatatatatatatacctttgttgttttcattatgtttccaaaataaccataacgctataattctatactgtaaatactgtaaaatctaagtaactgtagcatctcaaTGCTATAATTGTacaatctgtctttataaactgtgtgttatggtattcaggaaaacataatattctgtaaaaactatgatatactaaactgaataaaatctatataaatctgtttattaatcatctgtgaataactgtatgtatatgctatataacatgatgtataaattttacatcagataatatctacttaggccacacaacattaaaacattcgttTCGTAGAAATTGCACACtaactggtatatatgtatttacgaaaattttattaatattcttaaaaccctagcatagcatatttcccttatcttagctttgaaaagcccctataaaattctggctctatacccgcagggttcatAGCTCGACCTCTTGAAAACAAAaccccccagaacaaaatatcagtattttcttacctacaacatttcttataaatgaggaaaaggcaaatactgaataaaatgtcttaccctgagattgaaacgaaatccaacccaacttttccaacaatcagctccagcagacttgcaaagaacttcactaggagcgtcgtggtagcctcaaatcttcaatccgacgagaaacagacccgaaaacgaagagagaagtgagagagggacgtagagagagagagagaagagaaagaagaacactgaaaatagataaaaatatgagtttttactatttatagggccaaattcgtcgacgagacacgtcacctcgtcgacgagttcttcaataatttcgtcaacaaacttcctccctcgttgacgaattttaggatgccccaaaacctctctcagtattttcttgtcgacgagacgtggcttcttcgacgaagtcccttatgcactcgtcgacaaatcccctgtattcgtcgacgaaccctgtgcAAAAATTCTGGGttgttacattcttccctccttataaaattttgtcctcaaaatttattatttgtatCTCCATCTATACACTTCATCTTTTCGtaaaggaaaaagggtctacttattttattacctgccctcacttatagcaaaggaatatcgtggttacatggatagttctgggagattacacatatagaaCTAAagactatctactaactaaaatcaatacatgtacctgcaaaagaaacactatctaAATACTATACTCtacctgattacctctatacctcttggaacaattacgggtatctctgtctgatctgctccttgagttcctaagaagcttcctctatgacgtgattccttcacaaaactttaactaactttatttctttagtgcgtaaagtttGAACCTTCATGCCCATaatttgtactggtacttcttcttATACCAAtaaatccttaagctctatctctgcatagctaatgatgtgggatgaatttgggacgtatttccttaacatggcaacatgaaacacgtcatgaattcgagccaaagctgttggcaaagttagcctataggcaactgaccctattctctcaagtatctcaaaagggccagtatacctagggctcaacttgctcttctttccaaacctcataactcctttcagaggagctatcttcaaaaatacctgatctcccacatcaaattctaactttcggcggcgagtgtctgcgtaacttttctgccgactctgtgtggtactaattctttctctaattagtCGGATCTTGTCACaagcctgttgtactatctctggatccaaaactcacatttcacctacttcatcctagaaaagaggagaacaacatctcctt
This window of the Malania oleifera isolate guangnan ecotype guangnan chromosome 6, ASM2987363v1, whole genome shotgun sequence genome carries:
- the LOC131157331 gene encoding uncharacterized protein LOC131157331, giving the protein MANAWKRYKPPRLLSPRPILLLLSTSLLLLLFFFLTSRSSNPNLTYPSVKTLIPVRAINPFDCFKCPQSHPIIANVVEGLKFPFIFSLSDLGTLPDKPHKNIVRMLKGKPFRKPDISVTIQEVLEKMRGEGRNGFVVDVGANVGMATFAAAVMGFRVLAFEPVFENLQRICDGIFFNRLGDSVTVFEAAASDRLGNITFHKVLHWIHFLFLISKLFFYFFLFFFLRLFFWC